Genomic DNA from Triticum urartu cultivar G1812 unplaced genomic scaffold, Tu2.1 TuUngrouped_contig_5495, whole genome shotgun sequence:
ACGGAGGAGGCGGGGGCGAGGGTTGCTAGTTGGCTGGGGAGAGGGAAGGCCAATGTGCCACAGACAAGCGGGCCCGGGGACAGGAGTAGGCGAGCAAACACGCGTCCTTCGTGTGTCCGTGGCGACGCAAATCAGGCTAAAAATTGGCCGAAAATGGGTCGCCCGCGACGAAAAACGGACGCGCGTCCGGTTGGGTCGGCGCATTGGGCCTCTTTTTCTATCCGCGCCAACCCAAACGGACGGCCGCGGATGAAGTGGATCGCCCCATTGAAGTTGCTCTTAGCCGCATGAAAACAGCATGATTAGGGTCGTGATCATCGCCCCATGATCAAGTGTCACGCTCATCCGTTCCCCGCGCATGTACGTACGGCCTCAAGATTGCACAGAGAAACACGAGCCGCTGGTCCACGCCAGCAGTGTATTTCAGGCTCCACGACAAAATAAAATGTGATGATTTCGCTTCCTGGAGACTGGAGTACGAAATAAACAGCATCATAATTTGGGGTGCAGTACACTGTACACGTACTGGTACTCCAACCACAACCGATGGAGTGGTGTCGCTTCCCGGCAGCATCCATCAGCAGTAACCCCGTCAGTACCCATATACAGTGTAGCAAATTGGTACGGTACGATAACTCGTACTACCACGCTTGTCCAAATCTCCGTTCAACCTTGTCACGTCGCCCTCGCGCACGTAATAAATACTACTCCATCGTTCTTAAATGTAAGTGTTATTATAGATTTCAATAAGAATTagtacatacgaagcaaaataaATGAATCTATACTTTAAAATACGTTTCTATACATTCGTATGTAATGCCTATtgaaattttttaaaaaatttatATTTACAAACGGCACGAGTACTTCCTTCTATGTATATTAGGTTAGGTGTCGTTGATTTATTAGTTTATGGATCAAAGAGAGTATAAGATAACATGCGCGTACCACCTGTCTATAAGAAAAGCTCTTCTTCTCCCGTCGGCGCCGCCGCTAATCCACCCCATCTTCGATGGCCTCTAGGCCATGGAGGGGCGTAggatctcccccccccccccagcggCGGGAGGGATCCCGATCTCATTCTTGTTAGATTCAGCGTCTGGGTTAGAGCTGTGTAGCGGCGGCGCTGTCCCTTAGTAGGAATAATATTTCCCACGTTCTATCCCCGTCCCGATGGTGCGTCTAGCATCGCCGGAGGGCGTGTGGTGGTTTGTCTCCGTCGGATCTCACGGGATTCGGTCGGTGCCGGTCTTCGGTGGATCCTTTGGATCCGGTCTTTGTTTGGATTTTTACAGGTTTGACCCTTTTGATCTACGACCTTCTTCATCGATGATGATTTTTTACTCTGGTGCgtactacaacaaggtttgcccGGCTTCGGTGATGGAGGGACAATGAtggcggcgcgccttcggctcgctccaatgtttgtagtcgtcgctaggtgatCCACGGACATGGTTGTCATATTTTTACATCTGTTGTTCTTTGTACTGTCATGATTGAAGGTGAATAGATTGAAAGATTCTTAAAAAGAAAAACGAGTGAGGAGGTGAAGCCATTCATCCTCACACGACGTTTTTCTTTTGTTACGAAAGGGTGTAAATAATTGACCGACGTAATGAGCCACCTAATCAAGGAGAAACTAACTAAGATGTGGATATACATGGCCAGATTCCTACCGGCTCACCTCATGTAGCTTAACCACTACTAAGACTTGCACTTTCCTGCTAGCTACACGAACGAGCACGGATCATGGCACCGGCGAGGGAGGGAGCGTGCGTGCACCGCACCGGCCGGTTTGTCCGTGTTTCGGGTGGTGCGACGGGAGGCCACGTACGTCGGCCGGCGGCAAAGCACGGCGCGTTTCCAGCCCGGGGGTCGTTTTCGGCGCACGTTGTGGGCTCTGCTGCcgctgcatgcatgcatgcatgcctcTTGACTTTCCTTCCCGCCCGTCCTCTTCCGCCTTCCGTTTTGTCATGGAGACGAACGAACATCCTCAGGCGACGGCACGGGCCCCGGCCCCGCACGTCAGCGAGAGCGGGAGCGGCAAGGAGTAAAGGCAAGGGACAATGCCACGCCGACGGACCTGGGCAGAGAAGGTAGTAACGGAAAGAGAGGAGCGACACGACATGCCCTGCCCCTGGCCTGGCCTGGAGCCCATGCATGTGGGCATTCCACATGCATGGGGTACGTACCACCACCTTGGACGAAATTTGTAAAAAATTTGGAGAGTTAAAAGCATTGGGAGTCTTACGACTTGTTCTCAACGTGATGCTTTAATCCTAAAACTTGCATTTTGAGTTTATGCAGTCCTAGAACTTGCATCAAATGTGCAAATTTAATCCTGACGAATCACAGAGCGGCAAGTGGACGCTTGGGTCCCGACCCGGTCAGTGCGCGGCATTTTGCAACGAGGCCCCTGCCTTTGGTTCGAATCAACTCATAGGATACGAAAACACCTGAATTAAAGAATGCAACTTGGGCATAGCCATCGTCGACGCCATCACCGTCGACGCCGCCGCCCacgactcctcctcctccatccacctcgcctccgcctccgccgccagcAGCGCCTACCCGTCCCCGTCCCCCTCCCTGCCGGCGCCCTCCGCGTCCGGCTCCGGATTCCGGGAGCGCAAGGTGGCCGACGTCGCGCTCGTCTGGAAGGCGCTCAGCGTCTCCGTCCGGGACGGACGGCGCCGCGTCGTCAGGGGCTCCAACGgctacccccccccccgcccccgcccccgccgccaGCAGCGCCTCCCCGTCCCCGTCCCCCTCCCTCCCGGGGCCCTCCGCGTCCGCGTCCGGCTCCGGATTCCGGGAGCGCAAGGTGGCCGACGTCGCGCTCGTCTGGAAGGCGCTCAGCGTCTCCGTCCGGGACGGACGGCGCCGCGTCGTCAGGGGCTCCAACGgctacccccccccccgcccccgcccccgccgccaGCAGCGCCTCCCCGTCCCCGTCCCCCTCCCTCCCGGGGCCCTCCGCGTCCGCGTCCGGCTCCGGATTCCGGGAGCGCAAGGTGGCCGACGTCGCGCTCGTCTGGAAGGCGCTCAGCGTCTCCGTCCGGGACGGACGGCGCCGCGTCGTCAGGGGCTCCAACGgctacccccccccccgcccccgcccccgccgccaGCAGCGCCTCCCCGTCCCCGTCCCCCTCCCTCCCGGGGCCCTCCGCGTCCGCGTCCGGCTCCGGATTCCGGGAGCGCAAGGTGGCCGACGTCGCGCTCGTCTGGAAGGCGCTCAGCGTCTCCGTCCGGGACGGACGGCGCCGCGTCGTCAGGGGCTCCAACGgctacccccccccccgcccccgcccccgccgccaGCAGCGCCTCCCCGTCCCCGTCCCCCTCCCTCCCGGGGCCCTCCGCGTCCGCGTCCGGCTCCGGATTCCGGGAGCGCAAGGTGGCCGACGTCGCGCTCGTCTGGAAGGCGCTCAGCGTCTCCGTCCGGGACGGACGGCGCCGCGTCGTCAGGGGCTCCAACGgctacccccccccccgcccccgcccccgccgccaGCAGCGCCTCCCCGTCCCCGTCCCCCTCCCTCCCGGGGCCCTCCGCGTCCGCGTCCGGCTCCGGATTCCGGGAGCGCAAGGTGGCCGACGTCGCGCTCGTCTGGAAGGCGCTCAGCGTCTCCGTCCGGGACGGACGGCGCCGCGTCGTCAGGGGCTCCACCGGCTACGCCCTGCCCGGCACCCTCACCGTCGTCATGGGCCCCGCCCGCTCCGGCAAATCCACCCTCCTCCGAGCCATCGCAGGTTACAGATTCTTGCCTCGCCCTCACTCCACTGCTCCACTCTGCTGCTTTGACTGAATTTGAGCTTCTGTTACTGACTCATGTCACACTCCACTCCACTCCACTCCACTAGTAACTGAATTTGAGCTCACTAACTGATGCCACTAGCTGCTCTCAGGGAGGCTGCGCGGCGCCGAGCGGATGTATGGCGAGGTCTTTGTCAATGGCGTCAAGTCACCATTACCATATGGATCATATGTAAGCTCTTTCTTCCGCACACAAAATGCACAATCCTGTTGAGAAATGTATGCTCTGTTAAATCAAGCATCTTCAGACTGCTGTCAACTTCTGCCTCGTATTTGTCAGATTTCATTGCTTTGATGGCCATTTACAGCTTCCACTTATCACATTCATTACTACTCCACTTAGCCGGGTGTCACTTATCAATCTGATCATGTCACACCGAACAACTGAATTATCTATGATATGACCAATTGCTTCTATGTTCTATCTAGCCGATCTTCCGTCAGTGCATATGCTTACGTTGCTAAAATGTTGATTTGCTGCTGATGCTAGCACTGCATGCCATGGATTGTTTATGTCCTGTTCCTTGGAGCGCTTGTAGGGGTATGCTGACCGGGACGATGTGCTAATCGAATCTCTCACAGTACGGGAGATGCTGTACTACTCGGCGCTCTTGCAGCTCCCGGGCGTCTTCTCTTCGAAGAAGTCATTTGTGGAAGATGCTATCGCGGCCATGTCGTTGGGTGACTATGCTGACAAACTCATTGGTGGACACTGCTTCACAAAGAGGCTTCTGACTGGCGAGAGGAGGCGGGTCAGCATTGCAAGAGAGCTTGTGATGAGGCCACATGTTCTGTTCATCGATGAGCCTCTGTATCACCTTGACAGGTTGTTTCTCTTCTCCATAATTACCTTTTTCTGACGAAAAGCAGCCAGTGCTGATTTCATTTAGTAAGAGGAAGAGCCAAGAGTAGCAGTAGCAGTTACAAGTGTGTAAGCAAAATAGAGAGCAAGAAAGGAAAGAAAGACCATAATTACATTTTGCTTGTTTGTTTTCCTTTAGTAAAAATAGCACCTGTTATGTATGCGTGTGGTTGTGTCCTGCATTCTGAGGAAAACGTCAGTCTAAGCTTTTTCAGTCTGCTAAGAACGAGAGTGTTGTGTTTTATGAAGGATGGGTGTTAACACGATTGGTGCACTCTTGCTTCATAGCTTGTATCTTTGAACGTTGTAGTATAACTGCAGATTAAATTACACCGTGTAACTTCTCTTCTTTTGATGCAGTGTTTCTGCACTCCTCTTGATGGTAACACTGAAGAAACTTGCCAGCATTGGGTGCACAGTCATCTTCACAATGTATCAAAGTAGCACGGAGGTTTTTGGACTTTTCGATCGGATTTGCTTGCTTTCAAATGGGAATACCCTCTTCTTTGGGGAAACATTGGCTTGCCTGCAGGTGAATAAGTGTTTCTCTGTAGTATTGTTTATTGACTCTGCCAAGGACATTTTACATGCATTATCAATTTAAATTTACCACGAGTGAAACGGTGGTATCCAGTAATGGGACAGAACTaactttttatatattttttagaCTAGATACAGGGCTGTTAATCGAGTGGGATGCTATTTGCTTGATCCACTTAATCACCGATGGCTATGCCCAAGTTGCATTGTTAGGAAAGAAACAAACCCGCGCGATATAGATCACATACATcggtcggggggggggggggggggggggggagaccATGGTATCCTAAAAAATTAATTCAGGTGTTTTCGTGTCTTGTGGGTTGATTCAAACCAAAGGCAGGGGCCTCTTTGCAAAATGTCGTGCGCTGACCGGGTCAGGACCCAGGCGTCCGCTTGTCGCTCTGTGGTTCATCAGGACCAACTTTACACATTTAATGTAAGTTTTGGGACTAGATAGGATCAAAATGCAAGTTCTAGGACTAAAGCATCACATTGAGAGCAAGTTGCAGGACTTCCAGTGCTTTAAACTCTTTTTTGGAGGCATGCAGCAAAGGCGGCATGGCCTATGGGCCATCTTTCACTCATGTTGCGTTGCATGTTTCATGGTTTGAGGCTCTGAAGCCAGGCACGTCGACAGTAGAAATCTTGCAAAGCTACATCACGCACTGTAGCGTCCCAGCATGTGTGGAGCATATGTACGTACAACTGCCCTTGCAGGAGCAGTTTGCGTGGACGAACGAAATCTTGGAGGAGAGAACAGTTTCCTTTGTGAGGGGAGCTACTGCTGGGCGGCAGCCTACTATATGTGAGCGTTCTTCCATCTTGCTTGCTGTTCAAACTTTCCACCACTTGTATGATGTTGTCTGAGATAAAACCATGCCTTCTTCTATGGGTAAATTTTTTTTTTCTTAGTGAAAACGCAGAGAACTTACGTCTCGATGAAATATGGATGAAAAATTGCCCATTGCCATTGTCGGGCGCGGCCTTGCATTGGCAATGTTGGGTTTTCAAAGAAGAAAAATGCCGGGTCCCCCGATGTCGACTGAAGTGCATAGTAGGTTCCTGAACTATTTAAGGGGGTGTCACATAGGTTCCCAAACTATGGCAATTGTTATCTAGGTTCTCGATGGTGTGTTTGGTTGAAGGGATAGATATGAGTGGGTCACCACCCAAATTTTATGAATGGGATGGTTCAGTTTTGGTGTTTGGTTAAGATGAGTGGGATCAACCCATTTCCTGTTTTGTTGATGGGATAAAGGTGGTTTGGATGTGGTCCTCACATAAAATAATCACAAGACGCAGAGACATCATGATATAAATAAAATAATCATGCGAGGAGCCAAACAGGACCGGGCCGCACGGATCGACCGTTTCTATGGTGGGATGGTTCAATATCTTCAGCGCATATTCCTATGTTTGGTTGAAACCATTTGAGTGCTTTATAACCAAACAACAATTTTTTTCAGGAATCGTCATAGCCCATCCTGAATGACCCCTTCAACCAAACCAGGCCTGACCAGCTCAACACTAGAATAATTCGAGGGTCTATATTTTGCCTAGTATGACACACTTGTTACACTTCAAGCACCTTGACACCACTAAAATAGTTCAGGGACCAACTTGCTTCACTCCTCAATGTCGAAGATGGTCGTGTTATGGTGCTTTTGATCCACCATGCTGTGGACACGAACACTGTTGTGGTGCCCTTCTCATCACTGAAAGAGGATGGCATGGTGCCGCCACTCGACGAACTCTTCTTCGACTACCAAAGGTTGTGCGGCGGACCGGTTCCACGTGAGCACCTCATACGATTAAATACGTGATAAAGGGCAACCTGCCATGATCGGCGTGTGGATCATGTACCTCCTCATATTTTTTTCAAGAACACCCAAGAGAATTGTGTGCCTTATATATTAATAGGGGAAGAGAATACAAGACGATGTACAAGCGGCTCTGCGAACATGTCATGTACCTCATCATGACATCTGTTCATattccctccgtttttatttactctgcatattagagttgactgaagtcaaacttcgtaaaatttgaccaagtttatagaaaacaaTATAGACAATTATCATAATATATCTATACGATGTGAAAGTACATTTAATAATAAatctaatgttgttgatttgttattgtatatcttGGACTGTGCTAACGACCAGTCGACTGGTAGTTAGCGACAGATCTGCACGACTAGTTCCTACGTGATCGCTATCTTTCCACGCTCGCTTTCCACTGATTTTTTTCCTTCTCTCAAAAACCGTGGTAAATCGCTAGTGGTTTTTTCTGGTTTTTCATCGCATAatatgaaaataaaataaaagtgcTTGAAAGAGGATTCAAACCTAGGTCTATGCAATACATATTGAGCCTAATAACCAACTAAGCCACCTTTTGTTGTTGTCTATTGTAGATAAACAATGTTATTTGAACCTTTCTTATTTCTGCCACATCAGAAAAAAGTAAAGTTTGTCTTGGTAACTTTGGCATGACCAGCGTGATAACTATGGTATGAGCAACATGATAACTATACCATGATAAGGCTGATAACTACAGTACGAGAAGGTTAAGGCATGAGGAAGTATAAATTACCAATGAAAATGTTTAAAAAACTTTTTTCCCTTTGGATGAAAGATACCATGGTGTTTAAAACTAAAATATTAGTTATCAAATCTGTGATGTATATATTATCATGCTTTTTACATAGAAATTTGAGCAACATGATAACTATACCATGATAAGGCTGATAACTACAGTACGAGAAGGTTAAGGCATGAGGAAGTATAAATTACCAATGAAAATGTTTAAAAAACTTTTTTCCCTTTGGATGAAAGATACCATGGTGTTTAAAACTAAAATATTAGTTATCAAATCTGTGATGTATATATTATCATGCTTTTTACATAGAAATTACCGGTTGTATATTTTTCaacaaaaaaatcaaaaattataatGGCGTTTATATGTGAGTTATCAGCTTAGTATGTGTCTATTAATAAGCTATTTACATATAAATTACCGGGGTTGCCCCCCCACCCCTCGCCACAGTCGCCACATTTATCAGGGTCGGGTATATAAATTATCAAGTCTGCGATGTGTGAGTTATCATGTTATTTGCATAAGAGTTATCGTGGTATGATTCAACAACTCCTCCCACCCTAACCCCGC
This window encodes:
- the LOC125529296 gene encoding ABC transporter G family member 3-like, giving the protein KECNLGIAIVDAITVDAAAHDSSSSIHLASASAASSAYPSPSPSLPAPSASGSGFRERKVADVALVWKALSVSALSVSVRDGRRRVVRGSTGYALPGTLTVVMGPARSGKSTLLRAIAGRLRGAERMYGEVFVNGVKSPLPYGSYGYADRDDVLIESLTVREMLYYSALLQLPGVFSSKKSFVEDAIAAMSLGDYADKLIGGHCFTKRLLTGERRRVSIARELVMRPHVLFIDEPLYHLDSVSALLLMVTLKKLASIGCTVIFTMYQSSTEVFGLFDRICLLSNGNTLFFGETLACLQVNKCFSVVLFIDSAKDILHALSI